A genomic segment from Chitinophaga niabensis encodes:
- a CDS encoding SDR family oxidoreductase — protein MTFRDRTVFITGASRGIGEAIALKLAAEGANIVIAAKSVEEDPRLGGTIFSVAEAVEKAGGKALPVQVDIRDEANIQQAVQQAADKFGGIDILINNASAIQLTNTEQTPAKRFDLMYDINVRGTFLVTQHCIPWLKKGSNPHILTLSPPVNLAPQWLGPHVAYTISKYNMSMLVLGWAEELKTYGIAANSLWPATTIATAAVRNLLGGEALISRSRKPGIIADAVYYILSRSSAVCTGNNFIDEDVLKDEGITDLEKYAVTPGGPLHPDLFL, from the coding sequence ATGACTTTCAGGGACCGTACTGTTTTCATTACCGGCGCCAGCAGAGGCATCGGAGAAGCAATAGCCCTCAAACTTGCTGCCGAAGGTGCTAATATTGTTATTGCCGCAAAGAGTGTGGAAGAAGACCCGCGCCTTGGCGGCACTATTTTTTCTGTAGCGGAAGCAGTGGAAAAAGCAGGTGGCAAAGCACTACCCGTGCAGGTAGACATCCGCGATGAAGCCAATATTCAGCAGGCCGTTCAGCAAGCCGCAGATAAGTTCGGCGGGATAGATATCCTTATCAATAATGCATCTGCCATACAATTAACGAATACAGAACAAACACCCGCCAAACGCTTCGACCTGATGTATGATATTAATGTGCGGGGCACTTTTCTTGTTACACAACATTGCATCCCCTGGCTGAAAAAAGGAAGCAATCCGCATATCCTCACCTTATCCCCTCCCGTCAATTTAGCACCACAATGGCTGGGCCCGCATGTGGCTTATACCATCAGCAAATACAATATGAGTATGCTCGTATTAGGCTGGGCGGAAGAATTAAAAACTTACGGCATTGCCGCCAATTCCCTCTGGCCTGCTACCACCATTGCCACCGCCGCTGTAAGGAATCTCCTGGGAGGAGAAGCACTTATCAGCAGAAGCCGCAAACCGGGTATTATCGCAGATGCGGTATACTACATCCTGAGCAGGTCTTCTGCCGTTTGTACAGGTAATAACTTCATTGATGAAGATGTATTAAAGGACGAAGGGATCACCGACCTGGAAAAATACGCCGTTACACCCGGCGGGCCATTACATCCTGACCTGTTCCTGTAA
- a CDS encoding c-type cytochrome, whose translation MIKKILKWTAIIVLTPIAIILLLTPFRQKLKYDAPYPDIKASKDSAVIAQGKHLVFGPAHCMDCHSTANNDSLLNLGQDIPLSGGVVFKLPVGDIYSKNITPDQETGIGKYSDEAIARILRYGVHADGRAVYEFMSFHDASDEDLTAIISYLRSRPPVKNEVPKHNLNFMGNLIQAYMIKPNGPHGEVPKSVVRDSSAEYGRYLAHNIANCNGCHTVRDLAGNFTGEPFAGGGPMEERLGTYTPPNITPDSSSRIFNWSEENFIARFRLGRIVDGSPMPWSAYKGMSDTELKAIYNYLQTLKPVRNVIASTFTPKEAK comes from the coding sequence ATGATCAAAAAAATCCTCAAATGGACGGCGATAATAGTATTAACGCCTATCGCAATTATCCTGCTGCTGACCCCTTTCCGGCAAAAACTCAAATACGATGCTCCCTATCCGGATATCAAAGCCTCGAAAGACAGCGCTGTGATCGCTCAGGGGAAACACCTGGTATTCGGCCCTGCTCACTGTATGGACTGCCACAGCACCGCCAACAACGATTCCCTGCTGAACCTTGGCCAGGACATCCCTTTATCCGGCGGCGTAGTATTTAAACTGCCTGTAGGGGATATTTATTCCAAGAACATCACCCCGGATCAGGAAACCGGGATCGGTAAATATTCTGATGAAGCTATTGCACGTATCCTACGGTACGGCGTACACGCAGACGGGCGTGCGGTATATGAGTTCATGTCCTTCCACGATGCCAGCGATGAAGACCTCACCGCCATCATCTCTTATCTCCGTTCCCGCCCTCCTGTTAAAAATGAGGTACCAAAACACAACCTGAATTTCATGGGTAACCTCATCCAGGCCTATATGATCAAACCGAACGGGCCACACGGAGAAGTTCCCAAATCCGTTGTGCGGGACAGTTCGGCTGAATATGGGAGATACCTTGCCCACAACATCGCCAACTGTAACGGTTGCCATACTGTAAGGGACCTTGCAGGCAACTTTACCGGAGAACCTTTCGCCGGCGGCGGCCCCATGGAAGAACGCCTGGGAACTTATACCCCGCCAAACATCACCCCGGATTCCAGCAGCCGCATCTTCAACTGGAGCGAGGAGAACTTTATCGCCCGGTTTCGTTTAGGCAGGATCGTAGATGGCTCCCCTATGCCCTGGAGTGCTTACAAGGGAATGTCTGACACTGAACTGAAAGCTATTTATAATTATCTGCAAACACTTAAACCGGTGCGCAATGTAATTGCCAGCACCTTTACCCCCAAAGAAGCAAAATGA